In Marinobacter salinisoli, the DNA window GCTGAGCTGCTACCCCCTGAAAGAAGATTACAAACAACCGATCTGGGATCTCATCGCCCGCCTTGAGCAAACCGGTCTGGAAGTCTACCCGGGGCGAATGAGCACCGAGATTTTCGGTGACTACGACGAGGTCATGCAGGTACTCTCCGAC includes these proteins:
- a CDS encoding YkoF family thiamine/hydroxymethylpyrimidine-binding protein, with protein sequence MYLSVQLSCYPLKEDYKQPIWDLIARLEQTGLEVYPGRMSTEIFGDYDEVMQVLSDTMKWSFETYGKSVFVAKIMEGDRRPR